One stretch of Balneola sp. MJW-20 DNA includes these proteins:
- a CDS encoding GNAT family N-acetyltransferase produces the protein MPASADVKKDLRIVKADLDDPKHASDIVNIVDLFARDPMGQNEPLEEEVLADMIDEMKKVPTSMTYIAYLNDKAMGIVTCFIGFSTFTASKVFKIHDVAVHPDARGMGIGTRMLIKIGEEARKLGCSKVTLEVREDNPARRLYEKLGFEYGDPKWFFMTADLD, from the coding sequence ATGCCCGCATCAGCAGATGTCAAAAAAGACCTGAGAATCGTGAAAGCGGATCTGGATGATCCAAAACACGCATCGGATATTGTTAATATTGTTGATCTTTTTGCCCGGGATCCCATGGGACAGAATGAGCCTCTGGAAGAAGAAGTTCTGGCAGATATGATCGATGAGATGAAGAAGGTTCCGACATCCATGACTTATATCGCTTACCTGAATGACAAGGCCATGGGAATCGTGACCTGTTTTATAGGTTTTTCAACCTTTACTGCCAGCAAGGTCTTTAAGATCCATGATGTTGCTGTTCATCCCGATGCAAGAGGAATGGGGATCGGAACCCGCATGCTGATAAAGATCGGAGAAGAAGCCAGGAAACTGGGTTGTTCCAAAGTGACACTGGAAGTCCGGGAAGATAATCCCGCCCGACGCCTCTATGAAAAACTGGGCTTCGAATATGGTGATCCGAAATGGTTCTTCATGACGGCCGATCTGGATTGA
- a CDS encoding DUF72 domain-containing protein, translating into MPEWVGTFYKDKTRPADFLSQYASVFNAVEGNTTFYNTPSPETIRNWGDKTPKGFKFCFKFPRDITHMRMLHKTGEDAIRFVELFEPIRDKLGPFMIQLPPDFNAQFLTRLESLLSDLPKIFSYSVEVRHKDFFDHGNHERSLNTLLKSYGADRVIFDTRKLHSSNSKDETIVAAQKKKPKVPIRFENLGSRPVIRYVGTNDKLNNEAYLREWAIIVAEWIHEGIHPYMFIHSPDRVSQPTLCNYFHELLSELIQVPPLPEWPVNREAQLGLF; encoded by the coding sequence TTGCCGGAATGGGTAGGGACTTTCTATAAAGATAAGACTCGCCCGGCGGATTTTCTGAGTCAGTATGCCTCGGTATTCAATGCGGTTGAGGGTAATACCACTTTCTACAATACTCCTTCTCCGGAGACAATCAGAAACTGGGGAGATAAAACACCTAAAGGCTTTAAGTTTTGTTTTAAGTTTCCCCGAGATATCACACACATGCGGATGCTTCATAAAACCGGAGAAGATGCCATCCGGTTTGTGGAATTGTTTGAACCGATCCGGGATAAGCTTGGCCCTTTCATGATCCAGCTGCCTCCTGATTTTAATGCACAGTTTCTGACCCGGCTTGAAAGTTTGCTTTCAGACCTACCTAAGATTTTCAGCTACTCAGTCGAGGTACGGCATAAGGATTTTTTTGATCACGGAAATCATGAGAGAAGCCTGAACACCTTATTAAAAAGCTATGGAGCAGATCGGGTGATATTTGATACCCGCAAACTTCATTCTTCGAATTCAAAGGATGAAACAATTGTAGCAGCACAAAAGAAAAAACCCAAAGTGCCGATTCGTTTCGAAAACCTGGGTTCCAGGCCGGTGATTCGTTATGTAGGCACCAATGATAAGCTGAATAACGAGGCTTATCTCAGAGAGTGGGCTATTATTGTGGCTGAGTGGATTCATGAGGGAATTCACCCATATATGTTCATTCACTCACCTGACCGGGTGTCGCAACCCACCTTATGTAATTATTTCCACGAGCTGCTTTCTGAGCTCATACAGGTCCCGCCTCTTCCCGAATGGCCGGTAAACAGAGAGGCTCAACTGGGTCTTTTTTGA
- a CDS encoding cytochrome c, whose product MKTALKVTGSLLGLGVVLISGVLIYVSAFLPNVGPAPEMSIEVTADRVERGKHLANDVMACMHCHTPHNKKQFVNPVDSTMMGAGGVLFGKEEEGLPGNYYSRNITPAALGDWSDGEIFRAITQGVSKDGSALFPIMPWPNYAQLDEEDIKDIIAYLRTLEPVEHEVPASKSDFPMNFIINTMPAAPDFSTKPDISDRVAYGKYLVTSASCSDCHTPWDKGEPTPGMAFAGGNEFKLVTGGTVRTANITPHMQTGIGSWTEEAFLKRFRAHNDPEFQHFDIAEGSFNTVMPWMNYSKMSDEELKSIFAYLQSLDPVENLVVRFTPEE is encoded by the coding sequence ATGAAAACTGCATTAAAGGTAACCGGCAGTCTGCTTGGACTGGGGGTGGTATTGATATCAGGTGTACTGATCTATGTAAGTGCTTTTTTACCGAATGTTGGTCCGGCACCGGAAATGAGCATAGAGGTAACAGCTGACCGTGTGGAAAGAGGGAAACATCTGGCAAATGATGTAATGGCATGTATGCATTGCCATACCCCGCATAATAAAAAGCAATTCGTAAATCCTGTAGACAGCACCATGATGGGAGCTGGCGGAGTACTTTTCGGGAAAGAAGAGGAAGGCCTGCCAGGCAACTACTATTCCAGGAATATCACGCCAGCTGCACTGGGTGACTGGTCAGACGGGGAGATCTTCAGGGCGATCACACAGGGTGTGAGTAAAGATGGTTCTGCCCTATTTCCTATCATGCCCTGGCCCAATTATGCTCAGCTGGACGAAGAGGATATCAAAGATATTATCGCCTACCTGAGAACACTGGAGCCTGTTGAGCATGAAGTTCCTGCATCAAAGTCGGATTTCCCTATGAATTTTATTATCAATACCATGCCTGCAGCGCCTGATTTCAGTACTAAACCGGATATCTCTGACAGGGTAGCTTATGGCAAATATCTGGTTACTTCTGCCAGTTGCTCAGATTGTCATACACCGTGGGATAAAGGCGAACCCACTCCGGGAATGGCATTTGCAGGGGGAAATGAGTTTAAGCTTGTAACAGGCGGCACGGTGAGAACCGCCAATATTACCCCTCATATGCAGACTGGTATCGGGAGCTGGACCGAGGAAGCATTTCTTAAACGGTTCAGAGCACATAATGACCCGGAATTTCAGCATTTTGATATAGCAGAAGGTTCATTCAATACCGTAATGCCCTGGATGAATTACTCAAAGATGTCGGATGAAGAGCTGAAATCGATCTTTGCATATCTTCAAAGCCTGGATCCGGTAGAAAATCTGGTGGTTCGGTTTACTCCCGAAGAATAG
- a CDS encoding lytic murein transglycosylase, with protein MKKRILLISFFISSMMILSSAGNLHASSSGDVEKNIAELTKYFESKGYDFKSMLEDSRFKLVEDITSKFTRSAEVRIESLEDYQQVLRIDKKVKVLPEFLETYIADLEAAEAEYGIPKQIIAGILGVESEYGVYKGSYNPFNAYVSMYAEGYRSKFARAQLEELLIFAKKYDLDVFEMSSSYAGAMSYAQFIPYSLNRWFVGDDLYDMGNNIRSVAKYLAHFKEITGDVESAILRYNNSELYRGAVLGLAKEAEAILESE; from the coding sequence ATGAAAAAAAGAATACTGCTGATCAGCTTTTTTATTTCTTCCATGATGATCCTGTCATCAGCTGGAAATTTGCATGCTTCATCTTCCGGTGATGTGGAAAAGAATATTGCCGAGCTGACCAAATATTTTGAGTCAAAAGGTTATGATTTTAAAAGTATGCTGGAGGATTCCCGTTTCAAACTGGTAGAGGATATCACCTCCAAGTTTACCCGTTCTGCGGAAGTCAGAATTGAGTCACTGGAAGATTATCAGCAGGTGCTTCGCATTGATAAGAAAGTAAAAGTACTCCCAGAATTTCTGGAAACCTACATAGCAGACCTTGAGGCTGCTGAAGCAGAATACGGCATTCCAAAGCAGATCATAGCCGGTATCCTGGGCGTTGAATCAGAGTATGGAGTTTATAAAGGCAGCTACAACCCTTTTAATGCTTACGTATCCATGTATGCGGAAGGCTACCGAAGTAAATTCGCCCGTGCTCAGCTGGAAGAACTGCTCATTTTTGCCAAAAAATACGACCTCGATGTTTTTGAGATGAGCTCTAGCTATGCGGGAGCGATGTCCTATGCTCAGTTTATACCTTATTCCCTGAATCGATGGTTTGTAGGGGATGATCTTTACGATATGGGAAATAATATCCGGTCGGTAGCAAAATACCTAGCTCATTTCAAAGAGATCACTGGGGATGTGGAGTCGGCCATTCTGAGATATAACAATTCCGAGCTTTATCGGGGTGCGGTGCTTGGACTTGCTAAAGAAGCAGAGGCGATCCTCGAATCGGAATAG
- a CDS encoding sodium:solute symporter family protein, translated as MPFEPIDYIVVAGYVVILAGVAYLAKKRGQDSLDDYFGGGKDLPWWLIGVSMVATTFAADTPLAITGIVARQGIAGNWFWWNWMISGVITVFIYAKLWKRADVLTDVEFIEVRYGGKPASFLRGFRALYFAFPFNCVIMGWVTVGMAKILTVVTGAEQWIAIIVLYAIIALYIAISGLWGVVVTDFIQFFLAMAGTIALAYFAVDHVGGLTELKSRLGDIYSYDVLSFNPFTNPEIMITTALVWVGMNWWAAWYPGAEPGGGGYIAQRMLSAKDEKNAVGGTLLFNVLMYAVRPWPWILVGLVSMVVFPGLEDAESGYPMMMLEVLPAGWMGLLMVAFLSAFVSTISTQLNWGTSYVINDFYKRFIRPEGDFETPQKAQKHYVGISRIATILMAGIGIGVSYYFDSVSGGWEFILSLSAGIGGVLLLRWFWWRINAWSEISAMVAAMIGAVISNQAGFEFAESMIFTTAFSTVIWLVATFVTAPESKETLEGFYARVRPMGRGWDEYSRGVKSTDRLAPEIVNIIYAVALIFSFLYGMGSIFFSSMITGVACMLLSAVLSVLLIRRI; from the coding sequence ATGCCCTTCGAACCTATTGACTATATTGTTGTTGCCGGATATGTGGTAATACTGGCCGGGGTTGCTTACCTGGCGAAGAAAAGAGGGCAGGATTCTCTTGATGATTATTTCGGTGGCGGTAAAGATCTCCCATGGTGGCTGATCGGAGTCTCAATGGTAGCTACCACTTTTGCGGCCGATACTCCGCTGGCTATCACCGGTATTGTTGCACGTCAGGGTATCGCCGGAAACTGGTTCTGGTGGAACTGGATGATATCAGGAGTGATCACAGTATTCATCTATGCGAAGCTCTGGAAACGAGCCGATGTGCTGACGGATGTGGAATTTATTGAGGTTCGGTACGGTGGAAAACCTGCTTCTTTCCTGCGCGGATTCCGGGCGCTTTATTTTGCCTTTCCTTTCAATTGCGTGATCATGGGCTGGGTTACCGTAGGAATGGCTAAGATATTGACAGTGGTGACAGGAGCTGAGCAGTGGATCGCAATTATCGTACTTTATGCCATCATTGCTCTTTATATCGCGATCTCAGGTCTTTGGGGTGTAGTTGTGACAGACTTTATTCAGTTCTTCCTGGCCATGGCCGGGACCATCGCACTGGCGTACTTCGCAGTGGATCATGTGGGCGGCCTTACAGAGCTAAAATCCAGGCTTGGGGATATCTACAGTTATGATGTTTTATCATTCAATCCCTTCACTAATCCCGAGATCATGATCACCACGGCACTTGTCTGGGTAGGGATGAACTGGTGGGCGGCCTGGTACCCGGGAGCCGAACCCGGTGGAGGCGGCTATATTGCTCAACGAATGCTTTCTGCCAAAGATGAGAAGAATGCTGTTGGAGGAACACTGTTGTTTAACGTGCTTATGTATGCAGTACGCCCCTGGCCCTGGATCCTGGTTGGGCTGGTATCCATGGTTGTGTTTCCGGGACTGGAAGATGCAGAAAGCGGATACCCGATGATGATGCTTGAAGTCTTGCCGGCCGGCTGGATGGGCTTGCTGATGGTGGCTTTTCTGTCAGCCTTTGTTTCTACCATTTCCACCCAGCTAAACTGGGGTACTTCTTACGTGATCAATGACTTTTATAAGCGTTTTATTCGCCCGGAGGGTGACTTTGAGACTCCACAAAAAGCCCAGAAGCATTATGTGGGAATATCGAGGATCGCCACTATCCTGATGGCAGGCATCGGGATCGGTGTCTCCTATTATTTTGACAGTGTTTCCGGTGGCTGGGAATTCATTTTGTCGTTGAGCGCCGGTATAGGTGGTGTATTACTCCTAAGATGGTTCTGGTGGCGTATCAATGCCTGGAGTGAGATCTCCGCAATGGTAGCGGCCATGATCGGAGCTGTTATCTCTAATCAGGCCGGCTTTGAGTTTGCGGAAAGTATGATCTTTACCACGGCTTTTTCCACCGTGATCTGGCTGGTCGCCACTTTTGTCACAGCTCCCGAATCAAAAGAAACACTAGAAGGTTTCTATGCAAGGGTACGTCCAATGGGTAGGGGCTGGGATGAATACTCCCGGGGAGTTAAAAGCACGGACCGGCTGGCCCCTGAGATCGTGAATATTATATACGCAGTTGCGCTGATCTTCTCCTTCCTGTATGGCATGGGCAGTATCTTTTTCAGCAGCATGATTACCGGTGTTGCCTGTATGCTGCTCTCGGCGGTACTGAGTGTTTTGCTGATCCGAAGGATCTGA
- the lpdA gene encoding dihydrolipoyl dehydrogenase, translating into MAKEFDVCVIGSGPGGYVAAIRASQLGFKTAIVEKRHLGGVCLNIGCIPTKALLRSAEVLESIQHASDYGVNVKEYSADFGGMVKRSRNVANKMSKGVQFLMKANKIEVFMGTGVFKSKNELAVNDDSGKETEAIKAKNFIVATGARPRQLPNLEIDGKMIIDSERAMQMDKQPKKMVIIGAGAIGVEFAYFYNTIGTEVTIVELQKTLVPVEDKDVGRELGKLYKKKGINIMVESTVEKVEKKGKGVKVTVNTKKGKEEIEADVVLSAVGVTGNVENLGLEKIGVKTEKGAIKVDRSTYKTDVDGVYAIGDVIGAPWLAHKASHEAINCVEQIAGMNPHAINYNNIPGCTYCEPQVASVGLTEEQAKEEGYDVKVGKFPFSASGKATGLGHEEGFVKVIFDEKYGEWLGCHMIGSHVTELIAEAVVARDLETTGHEIISAVHPHPTMSEAVMEAVAEAYNEGVHLGTPVKKK; encoded by the coding sequence ATGGCAAAAGAATTTGATGTGTGTGTAATAGGATCCGGCCCCGGCGGCTATGTAGCAGCTATTCGCGCTTCTCAGCTTGGATTCAAAACCGCAATTGTTGAAAAAAGACATTTAGGTGGGGTATGTCTGAATATTGGTTGTATTCCAACTAAAGCCCTTCTTCGTTCTGCAGAGGTTCTGGAGTCTATCCAGCATGCTTCTGATTATGGTGTGAACGTAAAGGAATATTCAGCAGACTTCGGCGGCATGGTGAAGCGCAGCCGTAACGTAGCCAATAAAATGAGTAAAGGTGTTCAGTTCCTGATGAAAGCCAATAAGATCGAGGTTTTCATGGGAACCGGTGTATTCAAGTCAAAGAATGAACTGGCCGTTAACGACGACAGCGGAAAAGAAACCGAAGCCATTAAGGCAAAGAATTTCATCGTGGCAACTGGTGCACGTCCACGTCAGCTTCCAAACCTGGAGATCGATGGTAAGATGATCATCGACTCGGAAAGAGCCATGCAAATGGACAAGCAGCCAAAGAAAATGGTGATCATTGGTGCCGGCGCGATCGGTGTTGAGTTTGCCTATTTCTACAACACGATCGGTACAGAAGTGACTATCGTGGAGCTGCAGAAAACGCTGGTTCCTGTTGAAGACAAGGATGTCGGAAGAGAGCTCGGTAAACTGTACAAGAAAAAAGGCATCAACATTATGGTTGAGAGTACAGTTGAGAAGGTCGAAAAGAAAGGAAAAGGGGTTAAGGTGACCGTGAATACCAAGAAAGGAAAAGAAGAGATCGAAGCGGATGTTGTTCTTTCTGCAGTTGGTGTGACCGGTAACGTAGAAAACCTCGGACTTGAGAAGATCGGTGTTAAAACCGAAAAAGGAGCGATTAAAGTAGACCGATCCACTTACAAGACAGATGTGGATGGTGTGTATGCTATCGGTGACGTGATTGGAGCCCCCTGGCTGGCACACAAAGCTTCACATGAAGCGATCAACTGTGTAGAGCAGATTGCAGGAATGAATCCTCATGCTATCAATTACAATAACATCCCCGGCTGTACCTATTGCGAGCCTCAGGTAGCTTCTGTTGGTCTGACGGAAGAGCAGGCCAAAGAGGAAGGCTATGACGTCAAGGTCGGAAAATTCCCGTTCTCTGCCTCCGGTAAAGCGACCGGACTGGGTCATGAAGAAGGTTTTGTGAAAGTGATCTTTGATGAGAAATACGGCGAGTGGCTGGGTTGCCATATGATCGGTTCACATGTTACCGAACTGATCGCAGAAGCGGTTGTAGCAAGGGACCTCGAGACCACCGGTCACGAGATCATCAGTGCGGTACATCCTCACCCTACTATGAGTGAGGCGGTAATGGAAGCCGTTGCTGAGGCATACAATGAAGGAGTCCACCTCGGTACTCCCGTTAAAAAGAAGTAA
- a CDS encoding TraR/DksA family transcriptional regulator, which yields MTTQDAPVNNTHLSDKELDHFKARLLEMKQEAENKISTLKNEISDLEGNLNDTDSSSAHHQGDLGSDEEIRETKYTLIEKQQEKLEHITAALDRFESGNYGICIVTGKAIQKERLEAIPYTVHSVGAKKGDAVPEGEKDLKVSEAV from the coding sequence TTGACTACACAAGACGCTCCCGTTAATAACACTCATTTGTCCGATAAAGAACTGGATCACTTCAAAGCCCGGCTTCTGGAGATGAAGCAGGAAGCTGAAAATAAAATCTCCACCCTGAAAAATGAGATCAGCGATCTGGAGGGTAATTTAAATGACACCGATTCTTCCTCGGCACACCATCAGGGTGACCTGGGTTCAGATGAGGAGATTCGGGAAACAAAATATACGCTCATTGAAAAGCAGCAGGAAAAACTGGAACACATCACTGCTGCCCTCGATCGTTTTGAAAGCGGTAATTATGGGATTTGCATAGTAACCGGTAAAGCTATTCAGAAGGAACGGCTGGAAGCTATCCCATATACGGTGCACAGTGTGGGTGCTAAAAAAGGTGATGCAGTACCCGAGGGAGAAAAAGATCTGAAAGTATCTGAGGCGGTCTGA
- a CDS encoding c-type cytochrome, whose amino-acid sequence MKVLLIPLFTLITGYLYLNVSPADPAAHTSAVIHNDTTTFDQSAALEELRRKIEGREEEPSSDVYENIKMFGQLPAGRLLRVMEMGYSRSLGVTCTHCHNPKDWGSDEKKEKLITREMAAMTGKINREILPSISELGDRNAVVNCTTCHRGDTKPALNLDQ is encoded by the coding sequence ATGAAGGTATTACTCATTCCACTTTTTACACTGATCACGGGATACCTCTATTTGAATGTCAGCCCTGCTGATCCGGCTGCGCACACATCAGCTGTCATCCACAATGACACCACAACTTTTGACCAGTCTGCAGCACTGGAAGAACTCCGTAGAAAAATTGAAGGTAGAGAAGAGGAGCCCTCCTCGGATGTTTACGAAAACATCAAAATGTTTGGACAGTTGCCGGCCGGCCGGCTTCTCCGGGTGATGGAGATGGGATATTCGAGGTCGCTGGGGGTTACCTGTACTCACTGCCACAACCCTAAAGACTGGGGTAGTGATGAAAAGAAGGAAAAACTGATCACGCGTGAGATGGCTGCGATGACCGGTAAAATTAATCGAGAAATACTTCCTTCGATCTCAGAACTGGGAGACCGAAATGCGGTGGTGAACTGCACTACCTGTCATCGCGGTGATACAAAACCCGCGCTGAACCTGGATCAGTAG
- a CDS encoding GNAT family N-acetyltransferase: protein MSIRFKKADLNNDEDCRNIIEMTDHYAQDPMGGGQPLPDEVRKNLIRELKEMEGEQVYLGRDESGKTVAIANCFISFSTFLAGKTLYVHDLAVHEEYRSRGIGQQMLDFIEDQARKLGCKAITLEVLENNPARKLYERNGFKIKKPFYLFARKTL from the coding sequence ATGTCGATCCGCTTTAAAAAAGCAGACCTCAATAATGATGAGGACTGCAGGAATATTATTGAAATGACTGATCACTACGCACAGGATCCGATGGGAGGCGGTCAGCCTTTACCCGATGAAGTGCGGAAGAACCTGATCAGGGAGCTAAAAGAGATGGAGGGAGAACAGGTTTATCTGGGACGCGATGAGTCCGGTAAAACAGTAGCTATTGCGAACTGCTTCATAAGTTTTTCCACTTTTCTGGCGGGTAAAACGCTTTATGTACATGACCTTGCCGTACATGAAGAATACCGTAGCAGAGGGATAGGGCAACAAATGCTCGATTTTATTGAAGATCAGGCCCGGAAACTAGGATGCAAAGCGATCACGTTGGAAGTGCTTGAAAATAATCCTGCCAGAAAGTTATATGAGCGAAACGGTTTCAAAATAAAGAAGCCATTTTATCTTTTTGCCAGGAAGACATTATGA
- a CDS encoding peptide chain release factor 3, producing MSKTATAESEIVKEAKRRRTFAIISHPDAGKTTLTEKLLLYGGALHEAGSVRARKANRHATSDWMSIEKERGISVTSSVLRFEKDDIKYNLLDTPGHKDFSEDTLRTLVAADSGLMVIDVAKGVEEQTEKLFEVCKLREVPVITFVNKCDRPGMDPLEVLSNIENKLGIEAVPASWPLGYGQKFQGIYDVIGGKVHLYEKADHGAKKAATKVLDIEEALELARLSDQEKDAFREEVMLIEDMYPNMDKEEYAAGRVTPVFFGSALNNFGLDVFLTYFHQLAPYPQQYENAEGDKRELNEGFSGFVFKLQANMNPDHRDCAAFIRVASGKFKRGVDVTHAITGKKIKMSTPHTLMGDERQLMEDAYPGDIVSIFNPGSFRIGTTIFEKGPVRFDVIPLFTPEHFQKVATKDPFKRKQLREGLRQLSEEGVVHVFEVPNGVGNELLLGTVGVLQFEVVEHRMQAEYGVELVKSPVSYYCARWLPNDNDEVIKKLESSYSTHVTKDMEENPIVLFDSMYALNQAEEKVGAENLFKFKQG from the coding sequence ATGTCGAAGACGGCTACAGCCGAATCGGAGATCGTCAAAGAGGCTAAGAGAAGAAGAACCTTTGCGATTATCTCTCACCCGGATGCAGGTAAAACCACACTCACAGAGAAATTATTGCTCTATGGCGGGGCTCTGCACGAAGCAGGATCAGTACGTGCGCGGAAAGCGAATCGTCATGCGACTTCCGACTGGATGTCGATCGAGAAAGAGCGTGGTATATCGGTAACCTCTTCCGTGTTGCGATTCGAAAAGGATGATATAAAGTATAACCTGTTGGACACTCCGGGCCACAAAGACTTCTCTGAAGATACATTGAGGACCCTGGTGGCAGCAGATTCCGGTTTAATGGTGATTGACGTGGCTAAAGGCGTTGAGGAACAAACTGAGAAGCTTTTTGAAGTATGTAAGCTTCGCGAAGTTCCCGTCATTACCTTCGTGAATAAGTGTGACCGGCCCGGTATGGATCCACTTGAAGTGCTCAGTAATATTGAGAACAAGCTGGGAATCGAGGCAGTACCGGCAAGCTGGCCGCTTGGATACGGGCAGAAATTTCAGGGCATCTATGATGTGATCGGTGGGAAGGTTCATCTGTATGAGAAGGCTGACCACGGTGCAAAGAAAGCGGCTACAAAGGTCCTCGACATCGAAGAAGCGCTGGAACTTGCAAGATTGTCGGATCAGGAAAAAGACGCCTTTCGGGAAGAAGTAATGCTGATCGAGGACATGTATCCGAATATGGATAAAGAAGAGTACGCCGCCGGTAGGGTCACTCCTGTATTCTTTGGATCTGCATTGAATAACTTCGGGCTGGATGTATTCCTGACCTATTTTCATCAGCTGGCCCCTTATCCGCAGCAGTATGAGAATGCCGAAGGAGATAAAAGGGAATTGAATGAAGGGTTCTCCGGCTTTGTATTCAAGCTTCAGGCAAATATGAATCCCGATCACCGGGACTGTGCCGCTTTTATCAGAGTAGCCTCGGGTAAATTCAAGCGCGGGGTGGATGTGACGCATGCGATCACCGGCAAGAAGATCAAAATGTCGACACCGCATACTCTCATGGGAGACGAACGGCAGCTGATGGAAGATGCCTACCCGGGTGACATCGTTTCTATATTCAACCCCGGTTCTTTCAGGATCGGGACGACGATCTTTGAAAAAGGCCCGGTTCGATTCGATGTGATCCCCTTATTTACACCGGAGCATTTTCAGAAAGTAGCGACCAAGGATCCGTTTAAGAGGAAGCAGCTGCGGGAAGGACTGCGGCAGCTCTCGGAAGAAGGAGTGGTTCATGTATTTGAGGTACCAAATGGAGTGGGCAATGAGTTGCTGCTGGGAACAGTTGGGGTGCTACAGTTTGAGGTGGTGGAACATCGCATGCAGGCAGAATATGGAGTAGAGCTGGTCAAGTCACCGGTATCTTATTACTGTGCACGCTGGCTTCCGAATGACAATGATGAAGTGATCAAGAAACTTGAAAGCAGCTACTCCACACATGTGACCAAAGACATGGAAGAAAACCCGATCGTACTATTTGATTCTATGTATGCACTGAATCAGGCTGAAGAGAAGGTAGGCGCTGAGAACCTTTTCAAATTCAAGCAGGGCTAG
- a CDS encoding peptidase, protein MYYRTLILLFVYLLISSCTAPIDSSAPVDDDENTDRPAFSYSQREQTGSSAKDLLSADPFSALIVEIDYMEGFAPEQSSLDKLQQFLENYLNKPSGVQIITSAVPSAGETSYNVSEIINLEDEYRDEFARPDTLTAYLLITDAPYDNNSVLGIAYLNTSMSLSGSTIADNSGGLGQPSQTSLESTVLNHEFGHILGLVNIGSAMETDHEDNEHPAHCTTESCLMFWAVETTDFIGNLTGGNIPELDSFCVQDLEANTN, encoded by the coding sequence ATGTATTACAGAACGCTGATCTTATTATTCGTTTATTTATTGATTTCATCCTGCACCGCTCCGATAGACTCTTCGGCTCCGGTTGACGACGATGAAAACACAGACAGACCTGCCTTCAGTTATTCACAACGAGAGCAGACCGGAAGCAGTGCTAAGGACCTATTATCCGCAGATCCCTTTTCAGCTCTTATCGTTGAAATAGATTATATGGAAGGTTTCGCCCCTGAACAGAGCAGTCTCGACAAGCTTCAGCAGTTTCTGGAGAATTATCTGAATAAGCCCTCAGGCGTTCAGATCATAACCTCTGCGGTTCCGTCAGCAGGTGAGACCTCTTACAATGTCTCAGAGATAATAAATCTGGAAGATGAATACCGTGATGAATTTGCCAGGCCGGACACACTCACTGCATACCTGCTCATCACTGATGCTCCCTATGATAATAATTCCGTACTGGGAATAGCCTATCTGAATACCTCTATGTCACTTTCAGGTAGTACCATTGCAGACAATTCAGGTGGACTGGGGCAACCCTCTCAGACCTCTCTTGAAAGCACTGTTCTAAACCATGAATTCGGCCATATTCTGGGGCTGGTCAATATTGGCTCAGCGATGGAAACAGATCATGAGGACAATGAACACCCGGCTCATTGCACCACCGAAAGCTGCCTGATGTTCTGGGCCGTAGAGACTACCGATTTTATTGGCAACCTGACAGGTGGAAATATTCCTGAACTGGATTCTTTCTGCGTTCAGGACCTGGAAGCCAACACCAATTAA